One segment of Pantoea sp. Lij88 DNA contains the following:
- the zapE gene encoding cell division protein ZapE, with the protein MQTSTPLARYEQALSQGEFRPDDVQREAITRLDALQQALVARQQSAAPATSGLLGRLSKLIGKEKNETPQPVRGLYMWGGVGRGKTWVMDLFFQSIPGDRKLRLHFHRFMLRVHEELTQLQGQSDPLLIIADKFKAETDILCFDEFFVSDITDAMLLGTLMEALFERGIALVATSNIPPDDLYRNGLQRARFLPAIEQIKRHCDVMNVDAGIDYRLRTLTSAHLWNYPLNPETHAEMTRMFKALSGSQPEEAPVLEINHRQMPTLGVSEGVLAINFKTLCGEGRSQHDYIALSRRFHSVLLYDVPVMIYKTEDQARRFLALVDEFYERHVKLVVAAETSLTEIYQGTRLKFEYQRCLSRLQEMQSEEYLRLPHLP; encoded by the coding sequence ATGCAAACCTCAACTCCGCTTGCACGCTATGAGCAGGCGCTGTCGCAGGGCGAATTCAGGCCCGATGACGTACAACGTGAAGCGATTACCCGTTTAGACGCGCTGCAGCAGGCGCTGGTTGCCCGGCAACAATCCGCCGCGCCTGCCACATCCGGCCTGCTGGGTCGTCTGTCAAAATTGATTGGCAAAGAGAAAAATGAGACGCCACAACCGGTACGTGGACTCTACATGTGGGGCGGCGTCGGGCGCGGTAAGACCTGGGTCATGGATCTCTTTTTTCAGTCTATTCCTGGCGATCGCAAACTGCGTCTGCATTTCCACCGCTTCATGCTGCGGGTGCATGAAGAACTGACGCAGCTTCAGGGCCAGAGCGATCCATTACTGATTATCGCGGACAAATTCAAAGCCGAAACCGACATCCTCTGTTTTGATGAGTTTTTTGTCTCCGATATTACCGATGCGATGCTGCTGGGCACGCTGATGGAAGCGCTGTTTGAACGCGGCATCGCGCTGGTGGCTACCTCGAACATCCCACCTGATGACCTCTATCGTAACGGTCTGCAGCGTGCGCGCTTCCTGCCTGCCATTGAGCAGATAAAGCGCCACTGTGATGTGATGAACGTGGATGCCGGTATTGACTACCGGTTACGCACCCTGACATCTGCACATCTGTGGAACTATCCGCTGAACCCGGAAACGCACGCGGAAATGACGCGGATGTTTAAAGCGCTGTCGGGCAGCCAGCCGGAAGAGGCGCCGGTTCTGGAAATCAATCACCGCCAGATGCCGACGCTGGGCGTCAGCGAAGGCGTATTGGCGATTAATTTTAAGACGCTGTGCGGTGAAGGACGTAGCCAGCATGACTACATTGCGCTGTCGCGCCGTTTTCACAGCGTGCTGCTGTATGACGTGCCGGTGATGATCTACAAAACCGAAGATCAGGCGCGCCGTTTCCTGGCACTGGTGGATGAGTTCTATGAACGTCATGTGAAGCTGGTGGTCGCGGCGGAGACCTCACTGACCGAGATTTATCAGGGCACGCGGCTGAAGTTCGAATACCAGCGCTGTTTATCCCGACTTCAGGAGATGCAGAGCGAAGAGTATCTGCGCTTACCGCACCTGCCGTGA
- the sspA gene encoding stringent starvation protein SspA: protein MAVAANKRSVMTLFSGPTDIFSHQVRIVLAEKGVSVEIEQVEMDNLPQDLIDLNPYRTVPTLVDRELTLYESRIIMEYLDERFPHPPLMPVYPVARGDSRLMMHRIEQDWYSLMRKVENSTGQEAEAARKQLREELLAIAPLFGRTPYFMSEEFSLVDCYLAPLLWRLPSMGIDLIGSGSKELKGYMNRVFERDSFLASLTEAEREMRLQARA from the coding sequence ATGGCTGTCGCTGCCAACAAACGTTCGGTAATGACGCTGTTTTCTGGTCCTACTGACATTTTCAGCCATCAGGTACGTATTGTCCTGGCGGAGAAGGGTGTCAGCGTAGAGATCGAGCAGGTCGAAATGGATAACCTGCCGCAGGATCTGATTGACCTCAATCCGTATCGCACGGTACCGACGCTGGTAGATCGTGAGCTGACGCTGTATGAATCACGCATCATCATGGAATATTTAGATGAGCGCTTCCCGCATCCGCCACTGATGCCGGTTTATCCGGTTGCCCGTGGTGATAGCCGCCTGATGATGCATCGCATCGAGCAGGACTGGTATAGCCTGATGCGGAAAGTCGAGAACAGCACGGGTCAGGAAGCTGAAGCGGCACGCAAGCAACTGCGTGAAGAGCTGCTGGCTATCGCCCCACTGTTCGGTCGTACGCCTTACTTCATGAGCGAAGAGTTCAGTCTGGTCGATTGCTACCTGGCGCCGCTGTTATGGCGTCTGCCGTCAATGGGCATCGATTTGATCGGCTCAGGTTCAAAAGAGCTGAAAGGCTACATGAACCGCGTATTTGAGCGTGACTCTTTCCTCGCTTCATTAACTGAAGCTGAACGTGAAATGCGCCTGCAAGCCCGGGCTTAA
- the rpsI gene encoding 30S ribosomal protein S9, protein MAETQNYGTGRRKSSTARVFIKPGSGNIVINQRSLEQYFGRETARMVVRQPLELLDLVGKFDLYVTVKGGGISGQAGAIRHGITRALMEYDESLRGELRKAGFVTRDARQVERKKVGLRKARRRPQFSKR, encoded by the coding sequence ATGGCTGAAACTCAAAACTACGGCACTGGTCGCCGCAAAAGCTCTACCGCTCGCGTATTCATTAAGCCGGGTAGCGGTAACATCGTAATTAACCAACGTTCTCTGGAACAGTACTTCGGTCGCGAAACTGCCCGCATGGTAGTTCGTCAGCCGCTTGAGCTGCTGGACCTGGTTGGTAAATTCGATCTGTATGTCACTGTTAAAGGTGGCGGTATTTCTGGTCAGGCTGGTGCGATCCGTCACGGTATCACCCGCGCTCTGATGGAATACGACGAATCACTGCGTGGCGAACTGCGTAAAGCTGGCTTCGTTACTCGTGATGCTCGTCAGGTTGAACGTAAGAAAGTCGGCCTGCGTAAAGCACGTCGTCGTCCTCAGTTCTCCAAGCGTTAA
- the sspB gene encoding ClpXP protease specificity-enhancing factor — translation MEMSQLTARRPYLLRAFYDWLLDNQLTPHLVVDINLPGVQVPLEYARDGQIVLNIAPRAVGNLDLANDQVSFNARFGGVPRQVNVPMAAILAIYARENGAGTMFEPEPAYELGMQEASEGQEETMMSVIDGDRPDDASDDETPPDDDPPPRGGRPSLRVVK, via the coding sequence ATGGAAATGTCGCAACTTACTGCACGTCGTCCCTATCTGCTGCGCGCCTTCTATGACTGGTTGCTCGACAATCAGCTGACGCCGCATCTGGTGGTCGATATCAATCTGCCAGGTGTGCAGGTACCGCTGGAGTATGCGCGTGATGGTCAGATTGTCCTGAACATCGCGCCACGCGCTGTCGGTAACCTCGATCTGGCCAATGATCAGGTATCGTTCAACGCTCGCTTTGGCGGCGTTCCTCGCCAGGTTAACGTGCCGATGGCGGCGATTCTGGCAATCTATGCGCGTGAAAACGGGGCCGGGACGATGTTTGAACCGGAACCGGCTTACGAGCTGGGTATGCAGGAAGCGTCAGAGGGTCAGGAAGAGACCATGATGTCCGTGATTGATGGTGATCGTCCTGACGATGCCAGCGATGACGAGACGCCGCCTGATGACGATCCACCGCCACGGGGTGGACGACCTTCACTGCGCGTAGTGAAATAG
- the rplM gene encoding 50S ribosomal protein L13 codes for MKTFTAKPETVQRDWFVVDATGKTLGRLATELARRLRGKHKAEYTPHVDTGDYIIVLNAEKVAVTGNKRTDKIYYHHTGHIGGIKQATFEEMIARRPERVIEIAVKGMLPKGPLGRAMYRKLKVYAGNEHTHAAQQPQVLDI; via the coding sequence ATGAAAACTTTTACAGCTAAACCAGAAACCGTCCAACGTGACTGGTTTGTAGTTGACGCAACGGGCAAAACTTTGGGTCGCCTGGCGACTGAACTGGCGCGCCGTCTGCGTGGTAAGCATAAAGCGGAATACACTCCGCACGTTGATACGGGTGATTACATCATCGTTCTGAACGCAGAAAAAGTTGCTGTAACCGGCAACAAGCGTACTGACAAGATCTACTATCACCACACCGGCCACATCGGTGGTATCAAACAGGCGACCTTTGAAGAGATGATTGCTCGCCGTCCTGAGCGTGTGATTGAGATCGCGGTTAAAGGCATGCTGCCGAAGGGCCCGCTGGGTCGTGCTATGTACCGTAAACTGAAAGTTTACGCAGGCAACGAGCACACCCATGCGGCACAGCAACCGCAAGTTCTTGACATTTAA
- a CDS encoding glutamate synthase-related protein, producing MSTKKPQSYGLYDPTAGSDSCGVGFITRKDGEQTHEILQMAHSALCTVPHRGGMSAEGVGDGAGVNVDLSLHFFRKITGQPLEAGRFGVGNFFVPKDAGLRANAERLVDEALSSFGLPVIMKRDMPLDSSVTRPAAIQFQLPILQWIFTAPQDVVDQNDFEQRIYRALLTIEARAFTESEFGGLYPLSLSSRTQVFKARLNSNEVIPYFKDLTDPDHQVRGLFFHTRFSTNTDPHTTMAQPFRLMAHNGELNTDRKNRIAESALALARGKKIVRPKGQSDSSRLDQSIHSRLMEDNLDLITAVVSMMPPAWENDSSLPAEVRDMLEYFSLYEEKNDGPAALIFGNGEVIGARLDRLGLRPLRSVETAEYIGAMSEAGQIAFPPESVLRRGRIEAGGMLYFDHREKRSYTTLQALEKLAAEKDYSALLREARVGLDDLPEIPAEQQGSPLRYRGDLKTYQRFVAYYYNQESFKFMMDPMLNTGAEKISAMGYGNAINGLSDHEGGMAHYFSQRFAQVTNPPLDSIREVDGMTLRVALGAKPHLGRSKGRQIVVPTPILSHLDMLRLREQTIAPYARFEMLYEPVIGKDLLSTTANANALEKAIDDLAQQVVDFARTQGGIAVLTDRHISSKHAAIPMLLVVSAINQRLVQEGLRLDVSLVVESGQSISSHHIAATLGFGASAIYPLGVQMRAEEKFGEGEEGNKAFKRYAKAAEKALMKTMGKVGLCTVESYSSGEFFEPNFLNTDDPVLKKYFPNIRTPVGGAGFAAIAQMAVDWHQSALKIQGESEVPLLGLFKERAEGAGHSYGTIAVRTFIDMTEEPIRFADKAREEDNFIRLMTLAKLDNAFGIKPETFKDSSFERIPDDVINNFAITADYRQFSSLMYEERKRRPAALRDILTFPADLTHIDSEAEFRRKLGRYSLTNNGFAIRGMECEAVDGSLNHFMLRLTDAIEGLKPESERLQNLSRALKFRFGDDIESSDVVEGGLKVTAYGKAADYLSRIFTTLPSLPLSEVQPACEITRTFASGAMSHGALVAPAHEAVAHGTNMVGGMSNCGEGGEHYSRHGTIRASRIKQLASGRFGVWAAYLADPMLEELEIKIGQGAKPGEGGQLPAAKVTVEIAAARGGTPGVELVSPPPHHDTYSIEDLAQLIHDCKAARVRVIVKLVSSEGIGTIAVGVAKAGADVINVAGNTGGTGAASVTSLKYTGRVAEIGIAEVHQALCANGLREKVLLRCSGAQQTGSDVVKSALLGGDSFEFGTTALMMLKCVMAKNCNVKCPAGLTTNAEAFDGDPRQLAQYFLNVAHEVREILARMGLRSLREARGRSDLLHLMDHPLEVGKLDLRAMLTVVPELKIDKPVYLEKDFELDDGWIEQLKLSLVTQGNPDVALGNSIVLNNRNKSVGGQLAIDIERMLNHQLSPEQLKAMPAVMTDDRGRRYLAPESVKISTTGSAGQSFGAFCNDGMQLTHYGTCNDGVGKGQCGGELIVMSPGGGAQDADGNVLIGNFALFGATGGRLFVQGQAGDRFAVRNSGATAVVEGVGDFCCEYMTNGAILNLGTFGKGFGNGMSGGFAYQYDPYGSLASHAAGDSVRFGSIADQDEMAQVHKQAVLTMLNWHLEATKSPRAAWLLENWETECHHFVYVMPRSLLLYQDGGEILKAKSRKDLLEELSTALAGHQVAKFKAAWRQGKTIANGAVPAYGATDTQEMFVLLNNYTVLSFAQQLALAKLPKGTPVEDAAVEKAVRNLLMTEDFSLVSKLQRHARSAIESYSDDELASLIGTKRMSDYKAALTQRNIRSMDSLATYGWIMYQDACNREVLGHLPDFEELFARAALPEIAAAVGKLS from the coding sequence ATGTCCACTAAAAAACCTCAATCCTATGGCTTGTATGATCCGACAGCAGGCAGTGACAGCTGTGGTGTAGGTTTCATTACGCGTAAGGACGGCGAGCAGACCCACGAGATTCTGCAGATGGCGCACAGCGCCCTGTGTACGGTGCCTCACCGCGGCGGTATGTCAGCGGAAGGCGTCGGCGATGGCGCGGGGGTCAACGTTGATCTTTCGCTGCACTTCTTCCGCAAAATTACCGGCCAGCCGCTGGAAGCGGGCCGCTTTGGCGTCGGCAACTTCTTTGTGCCGAAAGATGCCGGACTGCGCGCGAATGCCGAACGTCTGGTCGATGAGGCCCTCAGCAGCTTTGGCCTGCCGGTGATCATGAAACGTGATATGCCGCTCGACAGCAGCGTGACGCGCCCGGCGGCGATTCAGTTCCAGTTACCGATTCTGCAGTGGATTTTCACTGCGCCACAGGATGTGGTCGATCAGAACGACTTCGAACAGCGCATCTACCGCGCCCTGTTAACCATTGAAGCGCGCGCCTTCACCGAAAGTGAATTTGGCGGTCTCTATCCGCTGTCGCTGTCGTCGCGCACGCAGGTTTTTAAAGCCCGTCTGAACTCCAATGAAGTGATCCCTTACTTCAAAGATCTGACCGACCCCGATCATCAGGTGCGCGGGCTGTTCTTCCATACCCGCTTCTCCACCAACACCGATCCGCATACCACCATGGCGCAGCCGTTCCGCCTGATGGCGCATAACGGTGAGCTGAACACGGACCGTAAAAACCGCATCGCCGAGTCCGCGCTGGCGCTGGCCCGCGGCAAAAAAATCGTGCGGCCTAAAGGCCAGTCAGACAGCTCGCGTCTGGATCAGAGCATCCACAGCCGTCTGATGGAAGATAATCTCGACCTGATCACCGCCGTCGTCTCAATGATGCCGCCTGCCTGGGAAAACGACAGTTCGCTGCCGGCAGAAGTGCGTGACATGCTGGAATATTTCTCTCTGTATGAAGAGAAGAACGACGGCCCGGCGGCATTAATCTTCGGCAACGGTGAAGTGATTGGTGCCCGTCTTGATCGCCTTGGCCTGCGTCCACTGCGCTCAGTCGAAACGGCTGAATATATCGGTGCGATGTCAGAAGCCGGCCAGATTGCCTTCCCACCGGAAAGCGTATTACGTCGTGGCCGTATCGAAGCGGGCGGCATGCTCTATTTCGATCATCGTGAAAAACGCAGCTACACCACGTTACAGGCGCTGGAAAAACTGGCTGCAGAGAAAGATTATTCGGCGCTGCTGCGTGAAGCGCGTGTCGGTCTTGACGATCTGCCGGAGATCCCGGCAGAACAACAGGGTTCACCGCTGCGTTATCGCGGCGATCTGAAAACCTATCAGCGCTTTGTGGCCTACTACTACAACCAGGAAAGCTTCAAGTTCATGATGGACCCGATGCTGAACACCGGCGCAGAGAAGATCTCTGCGATGGGTTACGGCAACGCCATCAATGGCTTATCCGATCATGAAGGCGGCATGGCGCACTATTTCTCTCAGCGCTTTGCTCAGGTGACCAACCCGCCGCTGGACTCTATCCGTGAAGTGGATGGCATGACGCTGCGTGTCGCCCTGGGCGCAAAACCCCATCTGGGCCGCAGCAAAGGCCGTCAGATTGTGGTGCCAACACCGATCCTCAGCCACCTTGATATGCTGCGGTTACGCGAGCAGACCATCGCGCCTTATGCCCGCTTTGAGATGCTCTATGAGCCGGTGATCGGCAAAGATCTGCTGAGCACCACCGCGAACGCCAATGCGCTGGAAAAAGCGATTGATGACCTGGCGCAACAGGTCGTGGATTTTGCCCGTACTCAGGGCGGCATCGCTGTGCTTACCGATCGCCACATCTCTTCTAAGCACGCGGCGATCCCGATGCTGCTGGTGGTTTCCGCCATCAACCAGCGTCTGGTGCAGGAAGGCCTGCGTCTGGATGTGTCTCTGGTCGTAGAAAGCGGCCAGAGCATCTCCTCGCACCATATTGCCGCCACACTCGGCTTTGGGGCTTCCGCTATCTATCCACTGGGCGTACAGATGCGCGCAGAAGAGAAATTTGGCGAAGGTGAAGAAGGCAACAAAGCCTTTAAGCGTTATGCCAAAGCGGCTGAAAAAGCGCTGATGAAAACCATGGGCAAAGTGGGTCTCTGTACCGTTGAGAGCTACAGCAGCGGCGAATTCTTCGAGCCGAACTTCCTTAACACCGATGATCCGGTGCTGAAAAAGTATTTCCCGAATATCAGAACGCCGGTTGGCGGTGCAGGCTTCGCCGCTATCGCGCAGATGGCCGTTGACTGGCACCAGAGCGCACTGAAGATTCAGGGCGAGTCTGAAGTGCCACTGCTGGGCCTGTTCAAAGAGCGTGCAGAAGGCGCGGGTCACTCCTACGGCACCATCGCCGTGCGGACCTTCATCGACATGACCGAAGAGCCGATTCGCTTTGCTGACAAGGCACGCGAAGAGGACAACTTTATCCGCCTGATGACGCTGGCAAAACTGGACAACGCGTTTGGCATCAAGCCAGAGACGTTTAAAGACAGCAGCTTCGAGCGTATCCCGGATGATGTGATCAACAACTTTGCGATTACGGCCGACTACCGTCAGTTCTCCAGCCTGATGTATGAAGAGCGTAAACGTCGTCCGGCAGCCCTGCGCGACATTCTGACGTTCCCGGCTGACCTGACCCACATCGACAGCGAAGCGGAGTTCCGCCGTAAGCTGGGACGCTACTCACTGACCAACAACGGCTTTGCCATTCGTGGTATGGAGTGCGAAGCGGTGGATGGCAGCCTGAATCACTTTATGCTGCGTCTGACCGATGCGATTGAGGGGCTGAAGCCAGAGAGCGAGCGCCTGCAGAACCTGTCCCGCGCGCTGAAATTCCGCTTCGGTGACGATATCGAGAGCAGCGACGTGGTCGAAGGCGGCCTGAAAGTGACGGCTTACGGTAAAGCGGCAGATTATCTGTCACGTATCTTCACCACCCTGCCCTCACTGCCGCTGAGCGAAGTGCAGCCAGCCTGTGAAATTACCCGTACCTTCGCCTCCGGGGCGATGAGCCACGGCGCGCTGGTCGCGCCTGCGCATGAAGCGGTCGCACACGGCACCAATATGGTCGGCGGCATGAGTAACTGTGGTGAAGGCGGCGAGCATTACTCCCGTCACGGCACCATCCGTGCTTCCCGCATCAAACAGCTGGCTTCGGGTCGTTTCGGCGTCTGGGCTGCCTATCTGGCAGACCCGATGCTGGAAGAGCTGGAGATCAAAATTGGTCAGGGAGCGAAGCCTGGCGAGGGCGGCCAGTTACCGGCAGCCAAAGTTACCGTTGAGATTGCTGCGGCCCGTGGCGGTACGCCTGGCGTTGAACTGGTCTCTCCGCCACCGCATCACGACACCTATTCCATCGAGGATCTGGCACAGCTGATCCACGACTGTAAAGCCGCGCGGGTGCGCGTTATCGTCAAACTGGTCTCGTCTGAAGGGATCGGCACCATCGCAGTTGGCGTAGCTAAAGCTGGTGCAGACGTGATTAACGTGGCGGGTAACACCGGCGGGACAGGCGCTGCGTCTGTGACCAGCCTGAAATATACCGGACGCGTGGCCGAAATCGGTATCGCTGAAGTCCACCAGGCGCTGTGCGCCAACGGCCTGCGCGAGAAAGTGCTGCTGCGCTGCTCTGGCGCACAGCAGACCGGCAGCGACGTGGTGAAATCGGCCCTGCTGGGCGGTGACAGCTTCGAGTTCGGCACTACCGCACTGATGATGCTGAAATGCGTAATGGCGAAGAACTGCAACGTGAAGTGCCCGGCTGGCTTAACCACCAACGCCGAGGCCTTTGATGGCGATCCGCGTCAGCTGGCGCAGTATTTCCTCAACGTGGCGCATGAAGTGCGTGAGATTCTGGCACGTATGGGCCTGCGTTCCCTGCGTGAGGCGCGCGGTCGCTCCGACCTGCTGCACCTGATGGATCATCCGCTGGAAGTGGGCAAACTCGACTTACGCGCCATGCTCACCGTGGTGCCGGAACTGAAAATCGACAAGCCGGTGTATCTGGAAAAAGATTTTGAGCTGGATGATGGCTGGATTGAGCAGCTGAAGCTGTCGCTGGTGACACAGGGAAATCCTGACGTCGCCCTGGGCAACAGCATCGTCCTGAACAACCGCAACAAAAGCGTCGGTGGTCAGCTGGCTATCGATATTGAGCGCATGCTGAACCATCAGCTGAGCCCTGAGCAGTTGAAAGCGATGCCTGCCGTCATGACCGACGATCGCGGCCGCCGCTATCTGGCACCTGAGAGCGTAAAAATTTCCACTACCGGTTCTGCCGGTCAGTCATTTGGCGCATTCTGCAACGATGGCATGCAGCTGACCCATTACGGCACCTGTAACGACGGTGTCGGCAAAGGACAGTGTGGCGGCGAGCTGATTGTGATGTCGCCTGGCGGCGGCGCGCAGGATGCCGATGGCAACGTGCTGATTGGTAACTTTGCGCTGTTCGGCGCGACCGGCGGACGTCTGTTCGTGCAGGGCCAGGCCGGTGACCGCTTCGCGGTGCGTAACTCAGGCGCAACGGCCGTGGTCGAAGGCGTCGGTGATTTCTGCTGCGAATATATGACCAACGGCGCCATCCTTAACCTGGGCACCTTTGGTAAAGGATTTGGCAACGGCATGAGCGGCGGCTTTGCCTACCAGTACGACCCGTATGGATCGCTGGCCAGCCACGCTGCCGGTGATTCCGTGCGGTTCGGTTCAATTGCCGATCAGGATGAGATGGCGCAGGTGCACAAGCAGGCCGTGCTGACCATGCTGAACTGGCATCTCGAAGCGACCAAATCGCCACGTGCCGCCTGGCTGCTGGAGAACTGGGAAACGGAGTGTCACCACTTTGTTTACGTGATGCCGCGTTCGCTGCTGCTGTATCAGGATGGCGGCGAGATTCTGAAAGCCAAGAGCCGCAAAGATCTGCTCGAAGAGCTGTCAACGGCGCTGGCAGGCCATCAGGTTGCCAAGTTTAAAGCCGCGTGGCGTCAGGGTAAAACGATCGCCAACGGTGCCGTACCGGCCTATGGTGCGACCGATACGCAGGAGATGTTTGTCCTGCTGAACAACTACACCGTGCTGAGCTTCGCCCAGCAACTGGCACTGGCTAAATTGCCGAAAGGCACGCCAGTTGAAGATGCGGCGGTAGAAAAAGCGGTGCGTAATCTGCTGATGACAGAAGACTTTTCGCTGGTCAGCAAGCTGCAACGTCATGCCCGTTCCGCCATCGAGAGTTACAGCGATGATGAACTGGCGAGTCTGATTGGCACTAAACGCATGTCAGATTACAAAGCGGCGCTGACGCAGCGTAACATCCGCTCCATGGACAGCCTGGCAACCTACGGCTGGATCATGTATCAGGATGCCTGTAACCGGGAAGTGCTGGGCCACCTGCCTGACTTTGAAGAGCTGTTTGCACGTGCGGCATTGCCGGAAATCGCCGCTGCGGTGGGTAAACTCTCCTGA
- the zapG gene encoding Z-ring associated protein ZapG, with amino-acid sequence MTWEYGLIGLVVGIIVGAVAMRFGNKKLREQRSMQYELEKSKAELADYREELTNHFAQSAELLDNMARDYRQLYQHMAKGSNDLLPNLPGQKNPFAYQLTEAEADNDQAPVQMPRDYSEGASGLLRGERPARD; translated from the coding sequence ATGACCTGGGAATACGGGCTAATTGGTTTAGTGGTAGGTATTATTGTCGGCGCAGTCGCCATGCGTTTTGGCAACAAAAAGCTGCGTGAGCAGCGCAGCATGCAGTATGAGCTGGAAAAATCGAAAGCGGAGCTGGCTGATTATCGCGAAGAGCTGACCAACCACTTCGCGCAAAGCGCGGAGCTGCTGGACAACATGGCGCGTGATTATCGTCAGCTTTATCAGCACATGGCAAAAGGCTCCAATGACCTGCTGCCAAATCTGCCTGGACAGAAAAATCCGTTTGCCTATCAGCTGACTGAAGCGGAAGCGGATAACGATCAGGCGCCAGTGCAGATGCCGCGCGACTACTCTGAAGGCGCATCCGGTTTACTGCGTGGCGAGCGCCCTGCCCGCGACTAA
- a CDS encoding sulfite reductase subunit alpha: MKIPYIPEDAPFNGDQKYWLAGFLAGLHSRLLVLEDKQQPAAGTGAAATTQLHILYGSQTGNAEALAQTAAKSARAKGLVPVVQALGDVDLDVFATMRHVLIVTSTYGEGEMPDNAQLFWDAISASTAPRLEQMHFAVLAIGDTGYDGFCQAGKFIDMRLEQLGAKRVVDRIDCDIDYEEPSSEWLNSSMPQFAASAGSSGTVLESAPEAPVIPGSNKSNPYAAALITNKRLSGEQSAKDIRHFEFDLSDSGLKYEAGDALGVIPVNEPSLVSLLLTQLNADYQTPVPGFDRSLGDLLTYQFEISEPSRKLIEWVGQNTTNQELRHVLQHDDKDALGVWLWGKDTLDLLQLELTRTLAVPEFVALLRPLQHRAYSISSSSKAHPNQVHLTVASVRYHSGGRNRGGVCSTYLAERVRRGEKPAIFISPNKSFRVPANNSAPLIMVGPGTGIAPFRAFLQERQATGAQGKNWLFFGDQHQEHDFIYQDELLAWRDNGLLTRLDLAFSRDQEKKIYVQSRMLEQGAELYAWLQEGAYFYVCGDASRMAKDVDNALYEVVRQFGGLSTERAADYVDQLKKEKRYLRDVY, encoded by the coding sequence ATGAAAATTCCTTATATTCCAGAAGATGCACCTTTTAATGGCGATCAGAAGTACTGGCTGGCTGGCTTCCTCGCGGGGCTACACTCCCGTCTGCTGGTATTAGAAGACAAACAGCAACCCGCCGCGGGTACAGGCGCAGCCGCGACCACGCAACTGCATATTCTTTACGGCTCACAGACCGGCAACGCCGAAGCACTGGCGCAGACCGCAGCGAAATCTGCCCGCGCCAAAGGGCTGGTGCCCGTGGTTCAGGCGCTGGGCGATGTCGATCTCGACGTGTTTGCCACCATGCGCCATGTGCTGATCGTCACCTCGACTTATGGCGAAGGTGAAATGCCGGACAACGCGCAGCTGTTCTGGGATGCGATCTCTGCCAGTACCGCACCGCGTCTGGAGCAGATGCATTTCGCCGTGCTGGCGATTGGCGATACCGGCTACGATGGCTTCTGCCAGGCGGGCAAGTTCATTGATATGCGCCTTGAGCAGCTGGGTGCCAAACGCGTGGTTGATCGTATCGATTGTGATATCGACTACGAAGAGCCTTCCAGCGAGTGGCTGAACAGCTCAATGCCACAGTTCGCGGCCAGCGCGGGCAGTAGCGGCACCGTGCTGGAAAGCGCGCCTGAAGCACCGGTCATTCCGGGCAGCAACAAATCGAATCCGTATGCCGCCGCGCTGATCACCAACAAGCGCCTGTCAGGCGAGCAGTCAGCCAAAGATATTCGTCATTTCGAATTCGACCTGTCAGACAGCGGCCTGAAGTATGAAGCCGGCGATGCGCTGGGTGTGATTCCGGTCAACGAGCCGTCACTGGTCAGCCTGCTGCTGACCCAGCTTAATGCTGACTACCAGACGCCGGTGCCTGGCTTTGACCGCAGCCTCGGCGACCTGCTGACCTATCAGTTTGAGATCTCAGAGCCGTCACGCAAGTTGATCGAGTGGGTCGGACAGAACACCACTAACCAGGAACTGCGTCATGTCTTACAGCATGATGATAAAGATGCGCTGGGCGTGTGGCTGTGGGGCAAAGATACCCTCGACCTGCTGCAGCTTGAGCTGACGCGCACGCTGGCGGTGCCTGAGTTTGTTGCCCTGCTGCGTCCGTTACAGCATCGTGCCTACTCTATTTCATCCAGTTCGAAAGCCCACCCTAACCAGGTGCATCTGACCGTTGCCTCGGTGCGTTATCACAGTGGTGGCCGTAATCGCGGTGGCGTCTGCTCAACCTATCTGGCCGAGCGTGTGCGTCGTGGCGAGAAGCCCGCCATCTTTATCTCACCGAATAAATCGTTCCGTGTGCCGGCTAACAACAGCGCACCGCTGATCATGGTGGGACCCGGTACCGGTATCGCCCCATTCCGTGCCTTCCTGCAGGAGCGCCAGGCAACCGGCGCGCAGGGCAAAAACTGGCTGTTCTTTGGCGATCAGCATCAGGAACATGACTTTATCTATCAGGATGAGTTACTTGCCTGGCGGGATAACGGCTTGCTGACACGTCTGGATCTGGCGTTCTCGCGCGATCAGGAGAAGAAGATCTACGTACAGAGCCGGATGCTGGAACAGGGCGCAGAGCTTTATGCGTGGCTGCAGGAAGGGGCGTACTTCTACGTCTGTGGCGATGCCTCACGCATGGCGAAGGATGTGGATAATGCGCTGTATGAAGTGGTTCGCCAGTTTGGTGGTCTCTCCACCGAGCGCGCGGCAGACTACGTCGATCAGCTGAAGAAAGAGAAACGCTACCTGCGCGACGTCTACTAA